The genomic stretch ATCAACGCTGCCTTTACCTAATACTTGAAGACCTAATAATTTCTTTGTAGTTTTATCAGCAATCATTTTTACTATAAAATAAGATGCCTGCGGATAGTAGTGTGCTTTATCATCCACTACAGTAACAACACTAACAGCATCATAGCCAGCCGCAATTGCCCCTGCTTCTGTTAAACCAGTTCTTCCAACATTAAGTTCTGGTAATTTACATACACCGGTTCCAAGTACACCGTGATAGGATATGCGGCCTCCGGCTATATTTCTGGCAGCAATACGACCTTCAATATTAGCGGATGAACCCATAGGGGACCAGGCGCTTTCTTTCGTTAATGCATTGGATACACAAGCACAGTCTCCAACTGCATAGATATCAGGATCGTTTGTCATAAGAAATTCATTTACCTTGATTGTCTGATTTTTCATGAATTCCAGACCAGTGTTTACAGCAAAGGATGTGTTAGCACGAATACCCATTGCAAGAATTACTGCATCACATTTGATAGCACGTTTTCCGGTTTGAACTTTCTCAACTTTCTCTTCACCAAGAATTGCTTCTAATCTGGTATTAGTCATTGCCATAATACTATGGTCAGCCAAGTGATTTTCAACATACTCTGCTAATTCAGGGTCAAAACCAGGTAAGATATGATCTGCCATATCCAGTACAGTAACGCGTACGCCTTGGAGGCTTAAGTTCTCAGCGACTTCAAGGCCAATAAAACCACCACCTACAACGACTGCACGTTTGATCTTTCCTGCTTCTACTGCTTCCCGAAGACCAATGGCATCTTCAGGAGTTCTCATGTAATATACGCCATCTAAATTAACACCATCAATCGTTGGTTTTATTGGGCTTGCACCGGAAGCAATCACTAACTTGTCATAGGAATATGTAGATTGTTCGTTTGTTGCCAGGTTCATTGCTTCTACAGTTTTTTGATCTCGGTTCATTTTGATAACTTCAGTCTCAGTCAATACTGTGACACCAGTTAACGCTGAAAAACTAGCTGGTGTGTTGACTATTAATTGCTCGCGTTGCTCGATTACGTTACCCACATAGTAAGGCAATCCACAACCAGCGTAGGAAATATCCTTGCTTTTGGTTAGAATCGTTACGTCATAGTCGCGGTTTTCACGTTTTAACTTTGCTGCAACCTTAGTACCTGCGGCAACGCCGCCAATAATTAAAATCTTCACAGCTACACCCCTTTGTTTATTTTTTAACATATGTTTAATATAGCACTTGTTTTAATATAATAAAAGTGATAATATCTTATCCAAGTCATAGGTAAAACCTATGATAGAAAATAAAATAGAGGTGATTCCATGACGATACGCCATTTGAGAATATTTAATGAAGTAGCACAAAGTGGGAAGATGAGCATTGCTGCGGCTAAGTTTTATGTATCCCAGCCAACCGTAAGTCAAGCGATTAAGGAGTTAGAAGATCATTATGGGGCGCTATTGTTTGAACGGTTATCGAAAAAACTATATATAACTGAAAAGGGAAGACAGTTGCTTTCATATTCTAAGCAGGTGGTAGAACAATTTGATTATTTAGAAAGTAAAATGTTTGAAGCAACTGGGTATCAAAAGCTTAAAGTTGGTTCAACGATTACAGTAGGAAGCTGTCTTACAAGTGATATATTGAATTCATATCAAGAGTTAAATAACGAAGTTGAAATCTATTCTTACATAAACAATACACATCATATCGAAGAGAAGATATTGAATTCTGAGTTAGATATTGGTCTTGTAGAGGGGAGAGTGAAGAGTCCGGATTTAGTGACGATACCTGCTGTAGACGATTACTTGGTTTTAGTATGTAGTGCTAATCACCCATTTGCAAAGAAAAAGAGCTTTACATCAAAGGATTTAGCCGGAGAAAAATTTGTAATGCGGGAAGAAGGCAGTGGAACACGAGAGCTATTTGAAAACTATTTAAAAGAACAGGGTGTATCCATAAATATCAGCATGGTTGCAAATTGTCCAACAGCAATGATCCGATCTGTGATTGATAATCATTGCCTGGCGGTACTATCCATTCGGCTTGCAAAAGAGCAGATTGAAAATGGCAGGATCGTTGTAATTAAAAATAGAGATACTACTTGGAATCGCTCTTTTAGTATTGTATATCATAAAAACAAATTTGTATCAAAGCAAATGGAAGAATTCATTGATCTGGTTAAAAAATATAAGTATGCAGAAATCTTCGATCGTTTGCTATAGTGATATAGGTAAATCTTATGATTGTCTTAGAAGATTCTTATTTGTATCAATATAGGTGCTGTGTTATGTTAAAAGTAACGATACTTGGAGTTTCGATTCTTAAGTAGAATGAAAAAGTGAGGATATAAAAATGAACATCAGCATGGTGGGGATTGACTATAATACCGCTGGTATCGAAGACAGAGAGCATGTTTCTCTAACATTTGAAAAACAATTAGAAATTGCAAAAGCAATAAAAGAGAGATATCACTCGAGCGGTTGTATCATAGTATCTACCTGCAATCGAACCGAAATCTGGTTTAGTGAATTAGGTACATCTGAAGTAGAATGCTTTAGTCAGCTAGTAATAGGAGAAAATGCCAAAGAGACTTTGCGTAGCTTTTGTGTTTGCAGGCAGGGGGATGAGGCAGTAAATTACTTAATGGAATTAGGTTGTGGTATTCACTCCCAGATATTTGGTGAAGATCAGATTTTAACTCAATTAAAACAAGCTCTGCAGCAAGCAAGAGAGTATCAATATATAGACTCCGTCTTAGAATGTTTATTTCGAATTGCTATTACAGCTGCAAAAAAAGCCAAAACAAATATTCAAATAGCAAAGAGCAATACTTCCCTGCCTCGTACAATTGTAGAACAGCTGGAAAAAGAACAGGGTGATTTAACAGGGAAATCTTGTTTAGTAATTGGTAATGGGGAAATGGGCCGTTTAATGGCTCAAAATTTATTAGAGAAGAAGTGTGAGGTGTGGATGACCCTTCGCCAATATAAAAAAAGTAAAGCAATCATACCGGAAGGCAGTGGAGTGGTATTATATGATGAGAGATATGAACATATTGCTGCTATGGACTATATTTTTAGTGCGACGAAAAGCCATCATTTTACCATAAATAGGAATACGTTTGAGAATAAAAGACGGAAAGGAAAGAATTATTATCTGATTGATATGGCAATCCCAAGAGATATCGAGCCAACGGTAGAAGAACTTGATGATGTAAGTGTATTCAATATGGATTACTTTACTCAGGAAGCAAATGGCAGAGAACAAGTATTAGAAGAAACAAGGGAACTGTTATCTGAGTATGCAGATGAATTTAAACAGTGGTATCAATTCCGAAATCTTGCATCAACGGTTGATGGCATCAGTGATATTGTTAGTGAAATTACAGATGCTAAGTTAACAAAAGTCTATAAATCAATTGATATATCGAAGGAACAACAAGAACTATTGCAATCTAATGTTCAAATGGCTACTAAAAAAGCAGTATCTAAGATTATATTCGGACTTCGTGATGTCTTACAGATTGACCAATGTGAAGA from Lacrimispora sphenoides JCM 1415 encodes the following:
- the hemA gene encoding glutamyl-tRNA reductase, translating into MNISMVGIDYNTAGIEDREHVSLTFEKQLEIAKAIKERYHSSGCIIVSTCNRTEIWFSELGTSEVECFSQLVIGENAKETLRSFCVCRQGDEAVNYLMELGCGIHSQIFGEDQILTQLKQALQQAREYQYIDSVLECLFRIAITAAKKAKTNIQIAKSNTSLPRTIVEQLEKEQGDLTGKSCLVIGNGEMGRLMAQNLLEKKCEVWMTLRQYKKSKAIIPEGSGVVLYDERYEHIAAMDYIFSATKSHHFTINRNTFENKRRKGKNYYLIDMAIPRDIEPTVEELDDVSVFNMDYFTQEANGREQVLEETRELLSEYADEFKQWYQFRNLASTVDGISDIVSEITDAKLTKVYKSIDISKEQQELLQSNVQMATKKAVSKIIFGLRDVLQIDQCEEVLKALEQSAMYCVK
- a CDS encoding FAD-dependent oxidoreductase, which gives rise to MLKNKQRGVAVKILIIGGVAAGTKVAAKLKRENRDYDVTILTKSKDISYAGCGLPYYVGNVIEQREQLIVNTPASFSALTGVTVLTETEVIKMNRDQKTVEAMNLATNEQSTYSYDKLVIASGASPIKPTIDGVNLDGVYYMRTPEDAIGLREAVEAGKIKRAVVVGGGFIGLEVAENLSLQGVRVTVLDMADHILPGFDPELAEYVENHLADHSIMAMTNTRLEAILGEEKVEKVQTGKRAIKCDAVILAMGIRANTSFAVNTGLEFMKNQTIKVNEFLMTNDPDIYAVGDCACVSNALTKESAWSPMGSSANIEGRIAARNIAGGRISYHGVLGTGVCKLPELNVGRTGLTEAGAIAAGYDAVSVVTVVDDKAHYYPQASYFIVKMIADKTTKKLLGLQVLGKGSVDKMIDIAVTALTMKATLEDIENMDLAYAPPFSTAIHPLSHTVNVLLNKISGAFNSITPTDYKAGKAEGIKLIDASIAPSIAGAPYMDLTKVTGKVADYSLDDKLLLACSKGKRAYLLQNRLKHFGYTNTLVLEGGSIFNSIEL
- a CDS encoding LysR family transcriptional regulator — encoded protein: MTIRHLRIFNEVAQSGKMSIAAAKFYVSQPTVSQAIKELEDHYGALLFERLSKKLYITEKGRQLLSYSKQVVEQFDYLESKMFEATGYQKLKVGSTITVGSCLTSDILNSYQELNNEVEIYSYINNTHHIEEKILNSELDIGLVEGRVKSPDLVTIPAVDDYLVLVCSANHPFAKKKSFTSKDLAGEKFVMREEGSGTRELFENYLKEQGVSINISMVANCPTAMIRSVIDNHCLAVLSIRLAKEQIENGRIVVIKNRDTTWNRSFSIVYHKNKFVSKQMEEFIDLVKKYKYAEIFDRLL